A window of Actinomycetes bacterium contains these coding sequences:
- a CDS encoding vanadium-dependent haloperoxidase, which translates to MKTHLRVAVGLLATVTIAPLVAAGQPVATAADTSDNAVVHWSAVAESAIAAGRPPASSTVLGGMVHGAMYDAVAAVEGGLEPFVTTVSAPPGASAEAAVAQAARDVLVTRVPAQAGAVQTAFDTYLATIPAGPAKQAGAAVGAAAAAGMLAARLGDHYDDVVPYVQTAPGPGVFEPIAATAPVDTKLPGVRPFTYDDQSSYRPAAPYQLTGKQYATDVQELLALGRADSTDRTAEQTETVRFFTDQTFMQYSRALRDLVEAQGLDIVESARLLAYVHVSAADTMVACWEAKYHYMFWRPNHAIARAGTDGNDATSPDPTWRPLVTGNHPEYPSGHGCITAAVTESLRRYFGTKHVELTVTSTVVGKSRTYDRLDDLVDDVEDARVWGGLHYRTTMQETAKHFPEIARDIGKRYFLRTAR; encoded by the coding sequence ATGAAGACGCACCTGAGGGTCGCCGTCGGGCTGCTCGCCACCGTGACGATCGCCCCCCTCGTGGCGGCCGGGCAGCCGGTCGCGACGGCCGCCGACACGTCCGACAACGCCGTCGTGCACTGGAGCGCCGTCGCGGAGAGCGCCATCGCCGCCGGCCGTCCGCCGGCCAGCAGCACGGTGCTCGGCGGCATGGTCCACGGTGCCATGTACGACGCCGTCGCCGCTGTCGAAGGTGGGCTCGAACCGTTCGTCACGACGGTGTCCGCGCCGCCGGGGGCCTCGGCGGAGGCTGCTGTCGCCCAGGCCGCGCGCGACGTCCTGGTCACCCGCGTCCCGGCGCAGGCGGGCGCCGTGCAGACGGCGTTCGACACCTACCTCGCCACCATCCCGGCCGGCCCGGCCAAGCAGGCCGGCGCTGCTGTCGGCGCGGCGGCGGCCGCCGGCATGCTCGCCGCGCGGCTCGGCGACCACTACGACGACGTCGTCCCCTACGTCCAGACCGCCCCGGGGCCGGGGGTGTTCGAGCCGATCGCGGCGACCGCGCCGGTCGACACCAAGCTCCCCGGGGTCCGGCCCTTCACCTATGACGACCAGTCGTCGTACCGGCCGGCCGCGCCGTACCAGCTGACCGGCAAGCAGTACGCCACCGACGTGCAGGAGCTGCTGGCACTCGGCCGGGCCGACAGCACGGACCGGACCGCCGAGCAGACCGAGACCGTCCGGTTCTTCACCGACCAGACCTTCATGCAGTACAGCCGCGCGCTCCGCGACCTGGTCGAGGCGCAGGGCCTGGACATCGTGGAGTCCGCCCGGCTGCTGGCATACGTGCACGTCTCCGCGGCGGACACGATGGTCGCCTGCTGGGAGGCCAAGTACCACTACATGTTCTGGCGGCCCAACCACGCGATCGCGCGGGCCGGCACCGACGGCAACGACGCGACGTCCCCGGACCCGACCTGGCGGCCGCTGGTGACCGGCAACCACCCCGAGTACCCGTCCGGCCACGGCTGCATCACCGCCGCTGTGACCGAGTCCCTGCGTCGCTACTTCGGCACCAAGCACGTCGAGCTCACGGTGACCAGCACGGTCGTCGGCAAGAGCCGCACGTACGACCGGCTCGACGACCTGGTCGACGACGTCGAGGACGCCCGGGTCTGGGGCGGGCTGCACTACCGGACGACGATGCAGGAGACCGCCAAGCACTTCCCCGAGATCGCCCGCGACATCGGGAAGCGCTACTTCCTGCGCACCGCGCGATGA
- a CDS encoding trypsin-like serine protease, which yields MQSLGEAVVRHQSSDGTTCAYDSGSPLFVEDQLVGVLSAGDAACSRLSISARLDVPAVRTWLLEQVAAR from the coding sequence GTGCAGTCACTGGGCGAAGCCGTCGTCCGGCATCAGAGCAGCGACGGCACGACGTGCGCCTACGACTCCGGGTCGCCACTGTTCGTCGAGGACCAGCTGGTGGGCGTCCTGAGCGCGGGCGACGCGGCCTGCTCGAGGCTGAGCATCTCCGCGCGGCTCGACGTGCCGGCCGTGCGGACCTGGCTGCTCGAGCAGGTCGCCGCCCGGTAG